GGATGCTGATTGTCTTATCAGGGAGGTTAGACCTGATGCTGTTATTTCCCAGGTGGGTCTTTCAACTGTGACTGAAATTCAATCTGAAGAGACCATATTAAAAGATGGTTTTGACAACTCAGTTCCCACTTCGTCGTTTAAAGTTCTCAAAAGATGTTTTCTGGAGAAGGTTAATAAGGAGAAGTATGAGGATATTGCAGGAAACTTGGTTTTACAAGAGATCTTTGGGGTTGGTTTTCATGGACACTTTTTGGTAGCCAAAAAGGTGGCTCAGGAGGTTGGGTCTTCATTCTTGGTGCTTGAATTGCCATTTGTAAAATGTTCTGGTGGGGAGAATACCTCAAGTGAACATGAAGCAGTGAGCAAGTTCCAAGGTTTAGCTAGTAGTTTGGTTCCAAAGAAAGTTGGTTCAGTTGCTTCGTCAAGTTCGTCGAAGTTTTGCATAAACAATGATGTTCATTCACAGATGGTTAAGTTATTAGCTCCACATATTGATTTATCAATATCAAGGCTAAGTCCATCGACTTCTGTTTCTGAGGTAGGGTCAAAAGAAATTCAGCTGCAATCCAGTTATGAGGCCCCACAATTTGCTCAATCAATTTATCCATTTCTTGTGGATCTGCATGATATTTTTGCTGATATCCCATCAATGGGAAAGGCTCTAGCTTGTGCACAAAGGATGTTTTATGATGTGAAAAGAGGTGAAGCTGTAGATACCAAAGTTATATCTGAAGTCTACGCTTTCCGGATTGCAGTTGAGGGGCTGAGAATTTCTATGAACAATGCTGGTCGGCTTCCCattaataaaataaggaaTCCGAACTTAAATAAGATTGATTTTTCTGAGCTTCCAGTTGAGGACAAGTCATATGCTCTCTTTGTTCAGGCCCTTCGCAGCCAGACTAAGAAGTTCAAGACTATAGTGGCGGTAGTGGATGCTAGTGGCTTGGCAGGTCTTAGAAAACACTGGAACACCCCTGTTCCTCTGGAGGTCAAGGATTTGGTTGGACAGCTTGTTACTAATTGTGAAGGCGAGGGGGAAATGTCAAACGATACTGATAGGAAGCGGCTAATAACTAATAAACCTTTGGTGGCAGTAGGGGCAGGGGCAACAGCAGTTTTAGGAGCCTCTTCGTTCTCAAAGGCTGTGACACTCAAAGTTCCTGCTTCAACCTTTATGAAAGTTTTGACACTCAAAGTTCCTGCTTCACTTAAACTCTTTCTAAGCCAAACCCATAAGACAGTGGGACTCGCCCTTAGTAAGACCCTTGGTCCAACAAAAGTGGTAGCTCCAGGTTTTATGAGTTCTGGAGTCAAATCAACACCTATATTGAAAGCAACTGCTTCTGCTGAGAAGATACGAGCAGCTGCCCATAGTGTTATAGCTGCTGCTGAGAAGACTAGCTTTTCAGCTATGAGAACAGCATTCTATCAAATAATGAGGAAACGGCAGCTCCAGAAAATCGGTGTCCTACCGTGGGCTACATTTGGGTGTAGTATGGCAACTTGTGCCGGGTTGGTTGCATACGGAGATGGGATTGAATGTGCTGCTGAATCTCTACCTGCAGCTCCATCAATTGCCAGTTTGGGTCGTGGGATTCAAAATTTACACCTGGCATCTCAGGAAGTGGCACAGAGAGATAGCACCAGATTACAAAAATCAATTGAATCCCTCATGTACAGGTTTAAGAAAGTCAGAACTCAGTAGTAAGAATGCAATTCTTATCTTATTTGCATAATAGTGGATGCTCTATACAAAGTGGTTGATGGCTAAAAGATGGACTtcatgtaaaagaaaaaagtgtcTAGAGCAGGGGTTCTTCATATAATCATTTGTAGTTTTTTCTGCTTCTGTATTGGGACTCTTTTCTAGaaatagaaacaaattttGCAGAAACTTTTCCTTGTTTATTGTAAATATTCAGAGTTCTTTTGAGTGCAGTTAGatgaaaagtgaaagaaaatgaatatatTCATATATGAACGAAGATTTGTAGCTATATAGGTTTGAGCAAGGTTGAATTTTGTCATATGCTTCTACAACAAATTGgctctcttttttctccaaAACAGGCAGCTTGAATTTTGTCTATGGGCTTGTAACAGCGGGGCATACTATGGGgcactttctttgtttttaattttaagagCGTTTAGTTTTTAACTTAGCAATTATTTTGAGACATAAAATCTTAATTTAGAAAGTTGAATTATATATCTTTTACCTGGACAAAAATGTCTGATTAGATTTTGATTTCCTATCTCACATTTTTCAATGCTCCCAAAACCTAGCACTCACGTCTCTTTCACACCCTTGGTAACCCATATGtgttatatttttaattataggTTAATTGGTGAAAGTGGTGTGTCTGTCCCCTTACACTTAAGTTGTTGTCTGTTCTCTTACACTCAAGTTcgccctctctctctgtctatTAGTGTAGTTtagaatatatttttaaaaacctatataaaaatttcactctgatgttgattggGCTCTCAAAGAGGCCGACATGGATCCTAATTAAATCGTCAGAAATTTGTCAATCAAGGCGACTTCACTCTGCCTTTGACTTTGTTAATGATTGTGTTTTGTGGCTGcttctctttgttttaggGCTTTTTGCTGTGCTTTGGGAGATTCATATAGTGCATTGAGGTTATTGTTGTCTATATATTTCTCCATTATGTCTGATTTTTGTTAGGCAATCAGGTGCTGAGGGTGTTCAGTGTTCCAATTTTTCATACTAGATAATTTGTCCATGTGCTTCAAATTTCTGTTGTGCACGTTTGgtttcagaaaacaaaaaacaaaaaaatctgcaaaatagaacatttgattgatgaattcTCTTTGCACATGTCATAGTTGAACGACATATTACATATTTCTCACTTTATCTGTAACAACATATTTCTCACATTTATGATATAATATTACTAATTattcatttatattataacagATCGATAGTCTAGTAACACCTATAATTACTCCAAAAGTGATATGAAACcgaaaatttcattaaaatattGCCTTTTGAATTGTAAAAGAACATTTTGTATTAACctct
The Prunus dulcis chromosome 2, ALMONDv2, whole genome shotgun sequence DNA segment above includes these coding regions:
- the LOC117620299 gene encoding uncharacterized protein LOC117620299, giving the protein MALAYVWNLQNLWPFSILKSDDLKVSNELVRKLPIPEHTKQFVYAVREPETQSVIYILSAQSLSEWSALDADCLIREVRPDAVISQVGLSTVTEIQSEETILKDGFDNSVPTSSFKVLKRCFLEKVNKEKYEDIAGNLVLQEIFGVGFHGHFLVAKKVAQEVGSSFLVLELPFVKCSGGENTSSEHEAVSKFQGLASSLVPKKVGSVASSSSSKFCINNDVHSQMVKLLAPHIDLSISRLSPSTSVSEVGSKEIQLQSSYEAPQFAQSIYPFLVDLHDIFADIPSMGKALACAQRMFYDVKRGEAVDTKVISEVYAFRIAVEGLRISMNNAGRLPINKIRNPNLNKIDFSELPVEDKSYALFVQALRSQTKKFKTIVAVVDASGLAGLRKHWNTPVPLEVKDLVGQLVTNCEGEGEMSNDTDRKRLITNKPLVAVGAGATAVLGASSFSKAVTLKVPASTFMKVLTLKVPASLKLFLSQTHKTVGLALSKTLGPTKVVAPGFMSSGVKSTPILKATASAEKIRAAAHSVIAAAEKTSFSAMRTAFYQIMRKRQLQKIGVLPWATFGCSMATCAGLVAYGDGIECAAESLPAAPSIASLGRGIQNLHLASQEVAQRDSTRLQKSIESLMYRFKKVRTQ